A part of Ignavibacteriales bacterium genomic DNA contains:
- the lpxA gene encoding acyl-ACP--UDP-N-acetylglucosamine O-acyltransferase, translating into MIIHPTAIIDKEVQLGKDVQVGAFVVIKGSVIIGDRSVIKDHAILYGPISMGEGNTVHPGAVVGNISQDLKYKGEASQVIIGNNNSIRECVTIHQGTIANDGKTIIGNNNLIMAYTHIAHDCILGNNIIIANSTQLAGHIVINDFAYIGGLVGIHQFVTIGQNCFVGFMSRINRDVPPFVTVEGNPARERAINVEGLKRKHFTTVEISALKKAFNIFFVQGKSMNEKLDLLKKEEISDEPHVILLKDALSSSAEGKYGRALEALRNN; encoded by the coding sequence ATGATTATTCATCCTACAGCTATTATTGATAAAGAAGTTCAACTTGGAAAAGATGTTCAAGTTGGAGCATTTGTTGTAATTAAAGGCAGCGTGATAATTGGTGACCGAAGTGTTATTAAAGATCACGCAATTTTATATGGACCAATTTCTATGGGGGAGGGCAATACGGTTCATCCAGGCGCAGTTGTCGGGAACATCAGTCAGGATTTGAAATACAAAGGCGAAGCATCGCAGGTAATTATCGGCAACAACAATTCAATTCGTGAATGCGTAACAATTCATCAAGGTACAATTGCAAATGATGGAAAAACTATCATCGGGAATAATAATCTTATCATGGCTTATACACACATTGCTCACGATTGCATACTTGGTAATAATATTATAATTGCCAATTCAACTCAGCTTGCCGGTCATATTGTAATAAATGATTTTGCTTATATCGGCGGCTTGGTGGGCATTCATCAATTTGTAACTATCGGGCAAAATTGTTTTGTGGGTTTTATGAGTCGAATAAACAGAGATGTCCCTCCCTTCGTTACGGTAGAGGGAAACCCTGCACGCGAAAGGGCGATAAATGTAGAAGGATTGAAAAGGAAACATTTTACCACGGTTGAAATCTCAGCATTAAAAAAAGCCTTTAATATTTTTTTCGTTCAAGGAAAATCAATGAATGAAAAATTAGATTTACTTAAAAAGGAAGAAATCTCCGATGAGCCGCATGTAATTTTATTAAAAGATGCTCTTTCATCAAGCGCCGAAGGGAAATATGGAAGAGCGCTCGAAGCTTTAAGAAATAACTAA
- a CDS encoding DUF268 domain-containing protein, which yields MSNNFNIIDYCDSLSCLHVLEHFGLGRYGDPVDINGHIKGFNNIHKILKQGGKFYFSTPIGRQRIEFDAHRVFSLSYLLKLIEPKYKINSFAYIDDADVLHQNIELEKENISSNFNCNFGCAIFELTKL from the coding sequence ATGAGCAATAATTTTAATATAATTGATTATTGCGACTCTCTTTCCTGTTTACATGTGCTTGAACATTTTGGTCTCGGAAGATACGGTGATCCTGTTGATATAAATGGTCATATAAAAGGTTTTAACAACATTCATAAGATTCTTAAGCAGGGGGGAAAATTCTACTTTTCGACTCCAATCGGCAGACAAAGAATCGAGTTTGATGCGCATCGAGTTTTTTCGCTTTCATATCTACTTAAATTGATTGAGCCCAAGTATAAAATAAATTCATTTGCTTATATAGATGATGCTGATGTGCTTCATCAAAATATCGAATTGGAGAAAGAAAATATCAGCAGCAACTTCAACTGTAACTTTGGCTGTGCTATTTTTGAATTGACAAAACTTTAA
- a CDS encoding oligosaccharide flippase family protein, which translates to MFLFNDIIFLFKQKRNDLPVSEILWVIAGQTLNVILGFAIIKILSRMGTESYGNYALIITFAALLGLIFYGPLQQGFIRFYYVYSNKGLANVYASLLINILLISFFVFIVIAIAVGFLKDFISIPFSFLFVLTASAFVIISKISETFNSLLNLLRKRKENAIIQTLEKILQVILLFVLLNQKRLLLVEVISLLLFTSIVFGILKMILFRKFLPDEKKSSSENLTNGKNEMRRTTAAYIIPFLIWGISGWLQSNGERWIINGLLSVSDVGIYAIMMSLVNALVAIPNNMVAEFATPIIFQQYSDLTDKTKIKTGFRYISLITLVVFILSIFSAAITFFIGKTFIELISSKSYSGYWQLLPFLCLGTGLYLTGQAQAYLGMALNLPQKYLLPKIMIGILSIVFNFIFINAFGINGIAYTILITGLLYLLHISFINKKIISEHHLQ; encoded by the coding sequence ATGTTTTTATTCAACGATATTATTTTTCTCTTCAAACAAAAAAGAAATGATTTACCTGTTTCGGAAATCCTGTGGGTTATTGCCGGACAAACACTTAATGTGATTCTTGGATTTGCAATAATTAAAATCCTTTCGCGGATGGGTACTGAAAGCTACGGCAATTATGCTTTGATTATTACTTTCGCTGCTTTACTCGGATTAATTTTTTATGGCCCGCTTCAGCAGGGATTTATCAGGTTTTATTATGTTTATTCCAATAAAGGATTGGCGAACGTTTACGCTTCTCTCCTGATCAACATCCTTTTAATATCATTTTTTGTTTTTATCGTAATTGCAATTGCTGTCGGGTTTTTAAAAGATTTTATCTCGATTCCTTTTTCGTTTTTATTTGTACTTACTGCAAGTGCTTTTGTAATCATCTCGAAGATAAGTGAGACTTTTAATTCACTTTTAAATTTGTTGAGGAAGCGAAAAGAAAATGCAATAATTCAAACACTCGAGAAGATCTTACAGGTCATTCTTCTGTTCGTTCTTCTTAATCAGAAAAGATTATTACTTGTTGAAGTTATTTCACTTTTATTATTTACTTCCATTGTCTTCGGGATTTTGAAGATGATTTTATTTAGAAAATTTTTACCGGATGAAAAAAAATCTTCATCAGAAAATTTGACAAATGGGAAAAATGAAATGAGAAGAACCACTGCCGCTTACATTATTCCATTTCTAATTTGGGGAATCAGCGGCTGGCTTCAATCAAACGGCGAACGATGGATTATCAACGGCTTGCTGTCTGTTTCCGATGTCGGAATTTATGCAATAATGATGTCGCTCGTTAATGCATTAGTTGCAATACCAAACAATATGGTTGCTGAGTTCGCCACCCCCATAATTTTTCAACAGTATTCTGATTTAACAGACAAGACAAAAATTAAAACAGGTTTCAGATATATCAGTTTAATAACCCTTGTCGTTTTTATTCTATCTATTTTTTCTGCTGCAATTACTTTTTTTATTGGCAAAACATTTATTGAATTGATAAGCAGTAAAAGCTATTCCGGCTATTGGCAGTTGCTTCCATTTTTATGTTTGGGGACAGGACTGTATTTAACCGGGCAGGCTCAAGCGTACCTTGGGATGGCTCTCAATCTTCCGCAAAAATATTTACTGCCCAAAATTATGATTGGCATTTTGTCAATTGTTTTTAATTTCATTTTTATAAATGCATTCGGGATAAACGGAATTGCTTACACAATCTTGATCACTGGTTTATTATATCTGCTTCATATAAGTTTTATCAATAAAAAAATTATTTCCGAACATCATCTTCAATGA
- a CDS encoding methylated-DNA--[protein]-cysteine S-methyltransferase: MNNPENIFISSAVISKIRFDIISSPIGLRKIIINNKQLISNYKNATKLRNDDPYTFDIFIQLEEYFESKRKKFEISIDIQGTEFQLKVWNEILKIQWGETKSYEQIAEKAGGKNTIRAVGRTVGLNPLPIVIPCHRVIGKNGKLTGYSGGLEVKEKLLRLEGSISLELFEQE; the protein is encoded by the coding sequence ATGAATAATCCCGAAAATATTTTCATCTCATCGGCAGTAATCAGTAAAATCAGGTTTGATATTATCAGCTCGCCGATTGGTTTGCGAAAAATTATTATCAATAATAAACAGCTAATTTCAAATTATAAAAATGCCACAAAACTCAGGAACGATGATCCATACACTTTTGATATCTTCATTCAATTAGAAGAATACTTTGAAAGTAAAAGGAAAAAATTTGAAATCTCTATTGATATTCAAGGTACTGAATTTCAGTTAAAAGTCTGGAATGAGATTTTAAAAATTCAATGGGGTGAAACAAAAAGTTACGAGCAAATTGCAGAAAAAGCCGGTGGTAAAAATACGATTCGTGCAGTCGGGCGAACAGTGGGTTTAAATCCATTGCCGATAGTTATCCCATGTCATAGGGTGATTGGCAAGAATGGAAAATTGACAGGTTATTCAGGAGGATTGGAAGTGAAAGAAAAGCTACTCCGGTTGGAGGGTTCAATTAGTCTTGAATTGTTCGAGCAGGAATGA
- a CDS encoding glycosyltransferase, protein MKILTVMMKYDYGVEQRGYSYEYYNVHLPLCDVAGENNVILFDFFVEFNRNGKAAMNKRLKELIKIEKPDLSIFCLFRDEFDDSVLDEIRSFTETVAYFFDDPWRQDFVRRWIKHFNYFTTSDYYSLMNYYSEGIENVIHCPFGYNENIYKKFDVEKKYDVSFVGGQNGYRSWLINILKKNKINVNVFGRDWNNKGGWITQEEMVMIFNQSKINLNLSNNFSKDYRFLLYSLSKPRELIRAIKTKKYKEMVKGRHFEINACGGFQLSFFAPALNLVYEIDKEIAVYEDISSIADHINFFLNNESIRNKIALKGYERSQNDHSAQKYLKNLINTVIGA, encoded by the coding sequence ATGAAAATACTTACAGTAATGATGAAATATGATTATGGAGTTGAACAGCGCGGATACTCGTATGAATATTATAATGTTCATCTTCCACTTTGCGATGTTGCGGGAGAAAATAACGTTATCTTGTTTGATTTCTTTGTCGAGTTTAATCGAAATGGAAAAGCCGCGATGAACAAAAGGTTGAAAGAATTAATTAAAATAGAAAAGCCTGATTTATCAATCTTTTGCCTTTTCAGAGATGAATTTGATGACTCGGTGCTTGACGAAATTCGCAGCTTCACAGAAACTGTTGCTTATTTTTTTGACGATCCATGGCGACAGGATTTCGTGCGGCGATGGATAAAACATTTTAACTACTTTACAACTTCGGATTACTATTCGCTGATGAATTACTATTCCGAAGGGATTGAAAACGTTATTCACTGCCCATTCGGATATAATGAAAATATTTATAAAAAATTTGATGTTGAAAAAAAATATGATGTCTCCTTTGTTGGCGGTCAAAATGGATACCGCAGTTGGTTGATAAATATTCTTAAAAAAAATAAGATCAATGTAAATGTTTTCGGAAGAGATTGGAATAACAAAGGAGGGTGGATTACACAGGAGGAAATGGTGATGATTTTTAACCAATCCAAAATAAACCTTAATTTATCAAATAATTTTTCTAAGGATTACAGATTTTTACTCTACTCTCTATCCAAACCGCGTGAACTTATTAGAGCCATAAAAACTAAGAAATATAAAGAGATGGTAAAGGGGAGACATTTTGAAATAAATGCGTGCGGCGGATTTCAATTAAGTTTTTTTGCTCCCGCTTTAAATCTCGTTTATGAAATAGATAAAGAAATTGCTGTCTATGAGGATATTTCGAGTATCGCCGACCATATAAATTTTTTTTTGAATAATGAATCAATAAGAAATAAAATTGCTCTTAAAGGTTATGAGAGAAGCCAAAATGACCACAGCGCTCAAAAATATTTGAAGAATTTAATCAATACAGTGATTGGCGCATGA
- a CDS encoding glycosyltransferase family 4 protein — MKTAIIHEWLVNYGGSERCVQSFVNLWKDAPVYSLVDFLNDEERKIILNDKQAVTSFIQKLPFAKKKHRNYLPLFPIAVEQFDLNEFDLIISSSHAVAKGVLTNSNQLHICYCHTPIRYAWDLTHQYLNEAGLSHGLKSIIVKSILHYIRNWDIASSLRPDYFIANSKYIARRINKLYRRDADVIYPPVDTELFPVEKNKDEYYLTAARFVPYKRVDLIAEAFSQMPDKKLIIIGDGPEEQKIKTKSGKNVELVGYQKTAELKKYLQKAKAFVFAAEEDFGISVIEAMSCGTPVIALSKGGTGETVIDGQTGILFDEQISASIISAVKRFESKIDSFDPAKLNQYAKQFDRKIFEQNILNFVEKKYNQFNEFRSK, encoded by the coding sequence TTGAAAACAGCAATCATCCACGAGTGGCTCGTTAATTACGGAGGATCGGAAAGGTGTGTTCAATCTTTCGTAAATCTCTGGAAAGATGCACCGGTTTATTCTTTGGTAGATTTTTTGAATGATGAAGAAAGAAAAATTATTCTAAATGATAAACAGGCTGTTACTTCATTTATTCAAAAACTTCCATTCGCGAAAAAGAAACACCGCAATTATCTCCCTTTATTTCCGATTGCTGTTGAACAATTTGATTTAAACGAATTTGATTTAATCATTTCAAGTTCTCACGCTGTTGCAAAGGGGGTACTTACAAATTCGAATCAGCTTCACATTTGTTACTGTCACACTCCAATTCGTTATGCGTGGGATTTAACTCATCAATATTTGAATGAAGCCGGACTTTCGCACGGTTTGAAAAGCATTATTGTAAAATCAATTCTTCACTACATAAGAAATTGGGATATCGCTTCATCACTTCGCCCGGATTATTTTATCGCAAATTCAAAATACATCGCCCGAAGAATAAATAAATTATACCGCAGAGATGCTGATGTAATTTATCCGCCGGTTGATACGGAGTTATTTCCGGTTGAAAAAAATAAAGATGAATATTATTTAACTGCTGCCAGATTTGTTCCTTATAAAAGAGTTGATTTAATAGCAGAAGCATTTAGTCAAATGCCGGATAAAAAATTAATAATCATCGGCGATGGTCCCGAAGAACAAAAAATCAAAACGAAATCAGGAAAGAATGTTGAGTTAGTTGGTTATCAAAAAACAGCGGAGTTGAAAAAATATTTACAGAAAGCTAAAGCATTTGTCTTCGCCGCTGAAGAAGATTTTGGAATTTCTGTAATAGAAGCGATGTCCTGCGGAACTCCTGTAATTGCCCTTAGTAAAGGCGGCACTGGTGAAACTGTAATTGATGGACAAACAGGAATTTTATTCGATGAACAAATTTCTGCTTCAATTATTTCTGCTGTAAAAAGATTTGAAAGTAAGATTGATTCATTCGATCCTGCAAAACTTAATCAATATGCAAAGCAATTTGACAGAAAAATCTTCGAACAAAATATTTTAAATTTTGTTGAAAAGAAATACAATCAGTTTAATGAATTTCGCAGTAAATAA
- a CDS encoding glycosyltransferase family 2 protein, protein MNLKNNFPLVSVIIPAFNSEKYIAETINSALCQTYRNIELIIVDDGSTDRTLEIVKQISLKDNRVKYFSIPASGRPSVPRNYGVQKANGEFIAFLDSDDLWHKRKIELQLKKILASPSSAFIYSMSITFGDVNPFSNEYELLPLPFRAAKNKHDLLTIGNTIPLSSVIVRKENLLMANGFDEDPLLQVEDYDLWIRLSEKNDFIFFPAVLVKYRIHSNQFSADWETHKNRLIYLSKKRNLNLPEYKKIRNKGFAFSFIRNLINLKLYLIYSFINLLRH, encoded by the coding sequence ATGAATTTGAAAAATAATTTTCCATTAGTCTCAGTTATTATTCCAGCATTCAACTCTGAAAAATATATTGCAGAAACTATCAATTCAGCTCTTTGCCAGACGTATAGAAATATCGAGCTAATCATTGTTGATGATGGTTCAACAGATCGAACATTAGAAATAGTAAAACAAATTTCGTTAAAAGATAATCGGGTAAAATATTTTTCTATCCCTGCGTCAGGTCGTCCTTCGGTTCCGAGAAATTACGGCGTACAAAAGGCTAACGGTGAGTTTATCGCTTTTCTCGACAGCGATGATTTGTGGCATAAAAGAAAAATTGAACTGCAACTAAAAAAAATTCTTGCCTCACCTTCATCGGCTTTCATTTATTCTATGAGCATTACATTCGGTGATGTAAATCCATTCTCGAATGAGTATGAATTGTTACCACTTCCATTTAGAGCCGCAAAAAATAAACATGATTTATTAACAATCGGAAATACTATTCCACTATCATCTGTTATTGTTCGTAAAGAAAATTTGCTTATGGCAAATGGATTTGATGAAGACCCGCTTCTGCAGGTTGAAGATTACGACTTATGGATCAGGCTTTCAGAAAAAAATGATTTTATTTTCTTTCCGGCGGTATTAGTTAAGTACAGAATTCACTCCAATCAATTTTCAGCGGATTGGGAAACACATAAAAATAGACTAATCTATCTTTCAAAAAAAAGAAATCTTAATTTGCCAGAATATAAAAAAATCAGAAATAAAGGATTTGCTTTCTCATTTATCAGAAATTTGATTAATCTAAAACTTTACTTGATATACAGTTTTATAAATTTATTAAGGCATTAA
- a CDS encoding NifU family protein encodes MLIVQDVDLTPNPQALKFILSEKLLLHEKRQYSTAESAAEDPFAKGIFQITGVESVFYMDKFVTIEKNKDVSWGQIQKPFINFLKSFDKNLIPAEKEITVDANSDALLKQINQILDQRVRPALAGDGGGLEVLGIEGFTVRIRYQGACGSCPSSISGTLSAIEGLLKRDVDPAIEVVPG; translated from the coding sequence ATGTTAATAGTACAAGATGTTGACCTAACGCCAAACCCACAGGCATTAAAATTTATATTGAGTGAGAAATTACTTCTCCACGAAAAAAGACAATACTCCACTGCCGAATCGGCAGCCGAAGATCCATTTGCAAAGGGTATTTTTCAGATTACTGGTGTAGAGTCAGTTTTTTATATGGATAAGTTTGTCACCATCGAAAAAAATAAGGATGTAAGCTGGGGGCAAATTCAGAAACCGTTTATTAATTTTTTAAAATCTTTCGATAAAAACCTTATCCCGGCTGAAAAAGAAATTACTGTTGATGCAAATTCCGACGCTCTTTTAAAACAAATTAATCAGATCTTAGATCAGCGGGTTCGCCCTGCACTTGCAGGTGATGGCGGCGGGCTTGAAGTTCTTGGCATCGAGGGGTTTACAGTTAGGATCAGATATCAAGGCGCTTGTGGAAGCTGCCCGAGTTCGATAAGCGGCACTCTTAGCGCAATTGAAGGATTGCTGAAGCGAGATGTTGATCCGGCAATTGAAGTTGTCCCCGGATAA
- a CDS encoding asparaginase, with product MKKILIVFTGGTFSMMIDKETGGAIPRFSGEELMNMIPSAKSLAEIHCFDFGKYPGPHVTPQLMLDLSQKISAQLAANNFDGVIVTHGTDTLEETAYFLDLTVRTDIPIVMIGSMKNSSEPDWDGPQNLIDAIHICLNDNSKNLGVLVCLNGEINSASEVTKIFSDSVESFKSLDFGTLGFVQNGRVILNRLPRHLEKIVTRKIDTNVDLLTVYAGMDEKFFKYSADSGVDGIVVEALGVGNVPPPAFEGIKYAVGKGIPVVLTSRCPAGETDDIYSYPGAGKHLHNLGVIFSEYLNGQKARIKLMIVLGLTKDIKKIRKYFE from the coding sequence ATGAAGAAAATACTTATTGTTTTTACCGGCGGAACTTTTTCGATGATGATTGATAAAGAAACCGGCGGAGCTATCCCCCGATTTTCCGGCGAAGAGTTGATGAACATGATTCCATCTGCAAAATCACTTGCTGAAATTCATTGCTTTGACTTTGGTAAATATCCTGGTCCGCACGTTACCCCCCAACTAATGCTTGATTTATCTCAGAAAATATCTGCTCAACTTGCAGCAAATAATTTTGATGGGGTCATCGTTACTCACGGAACAGACACACTTGAAGAGACTGCTTACTTTCTTGATCTTACAGTTAGAACTGATATACCAATCGTGATGATCGGCTCAATGAAAAACAGTTCGGAACCTGATTGGGATGGTCCTCAAAACCTAATTGATGCAATTCATATTTGTTTAAATGATAATTCTAAAAATCTCGGCGTGCTCGTTTGCCTTAATGGCGAAATAAATTCAGCAAGTGAAGTAACAAAAATTTTTTCCGATTCGGTCGAATCTTTTAAAAGTTTGGACTTTGGTACACTCGGTTTCGTTCAGAATGGAAGAGTAATTTTAAACCGGCTGCCGCGTCATCTCGAAAAAATTGTTACAAGAAAAATTGATACTAACGTTGATCTTCTCACAGTCTATGCCGGAATGGATGAAAAGTTTTTCAAGTATTCAGCCGACAGCGGAGTTGATGGAATTGTAGTTGAAGCGCTGGGTGTTGGCAATGTGCCTCCCCCTGCTTTTGAAGGGATTAAATATGCGGTTGGAAAAGGAATCCCGGTCGTACTAACTTCCCGGTGCCCGGCGGGAGAAACTGATGACATTTATAGTTATCCCGGCGCCGGTAAACATCTGCACAATCTCGGAGTTATATTTTCAGAATATTTGAATGGTCAAAAAGCTCGAATAAAATTAATGATTGTGCTTGGTTTAACAAAAGACATAAAAAAAATAAGAAAATATTTTGAATGA
- a CDS encoding glycosyltransferase, which yields MKSSNIKILLITARADYGGGPEHVFRLLSGLQNDFDFFIACPFEEPYFNKYQKIVSEKKVLRIPHRKFTFKDLIRIRYFILTNNIQIIHSHGKGAGIYSRILAAITNVKCIHTFHGVHLNQYNAVSKAAYKLIERLLSRSTNAFVSVSQSEYESVLKNKFADKNKLHIIENGVVIPELSINENVFYTEPFLITSITRFDYAKNSSLLIDILEHLHKTKSLSKFKFVLIGSGPEEISIKNKLKEKQFASYVEFTGNLSNPEEILKKSFCYFSTSKWEGLPLGMLEAMAQGLPCIATDVPGNRDLVINQVNGFLFNLTQPQMAANFLTKLSDDVNLWRKFSVNARNLVVEKYSLKIMLDKTKNLYENISRT from the coding sequence ATGAAATCATCTAACATTAAAATACTTTTAATAACTGCGCGTGCTGATTACGGGGGGGGACCCGAACATGTCTTCCGGCTTCTTTCCGGATTACAAAATGATTTTGATTTCTTTATTGCCTGTCCCTTTGAAGAACCTTACTTTAATAAATATCAAAAGATTGTTTCCGAGAAAAAAGTACTCCGAATTCCACATCGAAAATTTACATTTAAAGATTTAATCAGAATTAGATATTTTATTTTAACAAATAATATTCAAATAATACATTCGCATGGTAAAGGTGCCGGTATTTACAGCAGAATTTTAGCAGCAATTACAAATGTAAAATGCATCCATACTTTTCACGGCGTTCATTTAAATCAGTATAATGCTGTTTCCAAAGCTGCGTATAAATTGATTGAAAGATTATTAAGTCGTAGCACAAATGCTTTTGTTTCTGTCTCTCAAAGCGAATACGAGTCTGTTCTAAAAAATAAATTTGCTGATAAAAATAAATTACACATCATCGAAAATGGTGTTGTAATTCCGGAACTTTCCATCAACGAAAATGTCTTTTATACCGAACCGTTTTTAATAACCTCCATTACAAGATTTGACTATGCAAAAAACTCCTCCCTACTGATTGACATATTGGAGCACTTACATAAAACAAAATCACTTAGCAAATTTAAATTCGTATTAATTGGCAGCGGACCTGAGGAAATTTCTATCAAAAATAAATTAAAAGAAAAACAATTCGCCTCTTATGTAGAGTTCACTGGAAATCTATCGAACCCGGAAGAAATATTGAAAAAATCATTTTGTTATTTTTCAACTTCAAAATGGGAGGGGCTGCCGCTTGGAATGCTGGAGGCAATGGCGCAAGGACTTCCCTGTATTGCCACTGATGTTCCGGGTAATCGAGATCTGGTGATAAATCAAGTTAACGGGTTTTTATTTAATTTAACACAGCCGCAAATGGCAGCTAATTTTTTAACCAAACTTTCAGATGATGTAAATCTTTGGCGAAAGTTTTCAGTAAACGCAAGAAACCTTGTAGTTGAAAAATATTCCTTGAAAATTATGCTTGATAAAACAAAAAATCTTTATGAAAATATTAGCAGGACTTAG